Proteins encoded together in one Astatotilapia calliptera chromosome 7, fAstCal1.2, whole genome shotgun sequence window:
- the phf21ab gene encoding PHD finger protein 21A isoform X5, with translation MLQLDGFPTGDSVQADRSAGRLTGSMMELQTLQEALKVEIQIHQKLVAQMKQDPQNADLKKQLHELQAKITALSEKQKKVVEQLRKELLVKQEPEAKLQLQVQTPPGGGDIKPANPLQSQQIAGALQQTLTVTPVLTTKTLVLKAAPGTVLPQRPPTVAMVTTAITKPDSQNAPINLQVAGKLTNQSSEPMRLVSKNAMVVQAAAQPIKVPQFVPPPRLTPRPAFQPQVRPKLTTPTNVPIAPAPPPPMMAAPQLLQRPVMLATKLSSSLSSSAPIHQVRIVNGQPCSKTGAAPLTGIVITTPVSAAPTRLASPAQVPLPTPVPTQTPVQPIQISSLTTEPKQTVKPGGTEQHAVVSLPSSSSTAPVSPPPRPPKKEENPEKLAFMVSLGLVTHDHLEEIQSKRQERKRRTTANPVYSGAVFEPERKKSAVSYLNSPLHQGTRKRANEDSLSKILKKEEAIPWPGTLAIVHSYIAYKEAKEEEKQKLMKWSSELKLEREQLEQRVKQLSNSITKCMETKNTILARQKEMQLSLDKVKHLIRLIQAFNFNQALAETEGKDMRVPDRAEAAVSSEAPPKVNSAEKVKAGSSLASVITEGSKPEEHGAAGSHQTGGDTSGQPDSTVLTADSGTGVGADGKAGPGGGANTGTGLQAEIVAKPETEVAAATNVPASSAVATTNGTAELARPDQSPGGGHGANAATGSENKTAAVNPPETPAEKKQEEITGSDGSNTNNSKTSEPSQHSLPALVSSLDNKK, from the exons ATGCTTCAGTTGGATGGTTTTCCTACTGGAGACAGTGTTCAG gcTGATCGATCGGCTGGCAGACTGACTGGATCCATGATGGAATTACAGACGTTACAGGAGGCCCTGAAGGTGGAGATCCAGATCCATCAG AAACTGGTTGCTCAGATGAAGCAGGACCCTCAG aacGCAGATCTGAAGAAGCAGCTCCACGAACTTCAAGCAAAGATCACAGCGCTCAGCGAGAAGCAG AAAAaggtggtggagcagctgaggaaggagctgctggtgaagcaGGAGCCGGAGGCcaagctgcagctgcaggtccAAACTCCTCCAGGAGGAGGAGACATCAAGCCGGCCAACCCACTGCAGAGCCAGCAAATAGCTGGAGCGCTGCAGCAG ACGCTGACAGTGACGCCGGTCCTCACCACAAAGACGCTGGTGCTGAAAGCTGCCCCCGGCACCGTCCTGCCGCAGCGCCCGCCCACCGTCGCTATGGTAACCACAGCTATCACCAAACCCGACTCGCAGAACGCCCCCATCAACCTCCAGGTGGCCGGCAAGCTGACCAATCAGAGCTCGGAGCCCATGCGGCTGGTGTCCAAGAACGCCATGGTG GTGCAGGCCGCCGCCCAGCCAATCAAAGTTCCTCAGTTTGTCCCGCCTCCTAGACTGACGCCTCGACCCGCCTTTCAGCCACAG GTCCGGCCAAAGCTGACCACGCCCACCAATGTCCCTATTGCACCggcccctcccccacccatgaTGGCGGCCCCCCAGTTGCTGCAGCGGCCCGTCATGTTGGCCACTAAGCTCTCGTCCTCGCTGTCGTCGTCGGCGCCCATCCACCAGGTCCGCATCGTCAACGGCCAGCCCTGCAGCAAGACCGGTGCCGCCCCGCTGACGGGCATCGTCATCACCACGCCAGTCTCCGCTGCACCCACCCGCCTCGCCAGCCCCGCCCAGGTGCCCCTGCCCACTCCCGTCCCCACTCAGACTCCGGTCCAGCCGATCCAGATCAGCAGCCTGACCACTGAGCCCAAG CAGACTGTTAAACCGGGAGGAACAGAGCAGCACGCCGTCGTCAGCCTCCCGTCCTCCTCCTCAACCGCTCCTGTGTCTCCTCCTCCCAGGCCccccaagaaagaggagaacCCAGAG AAACTGGCCTTCATGGTGTCCTTGGGCCTGGTAACACACGACCACCTGGAAG aaaTTCAGAGCAAAAGACAGGAGCGTAAGAGGAGAACGACGGCCAACCCGGTGTACAGCGGCGCCGTGTTTGAACCCGAG aggaaaaagaGTGCAGTGAGTTACCTGAACAGCCCTCTGCACCAGGGGACCAGGAAGAGAG CCAACGAAGACTCCCTTTCCAAG ATCCTgaagaaagaagaagccatTCCCTGGCCCGGCACCCTGGCTATCGTTCATTCCTACATCGCTTACAAAGAAG CTAAAGAAGAGGAGAAGCAGAAGCTGATGAAGTGGAGCTCAGAGCTGAAACTGGAGCGAGAGCAGCTGGAACAGAGAGTCAAGCAGCTCAGCAACTCCATAACA aaatgcATGGAGACCAAAAACACCATCCTGGCCCGCCAGAAGGAGATGCAGCTCTCCCTGGACAAAGTCAAACACCTGATTCGCCTCATCCAAGCCTTCAACTTCAACCAGGCTCTGGCAGAGACGGAGGGCAAAGACATGAGAGTCCCGGACAGGGCTGAGGCCGCGGTCAGCTCTGAAGCTCCGCCCAAAGTCAACTCGGCGGAGAAGGTGAAGGCGGGGAGCTCCTTGGCCAGCGTCATCACCGAAGGGAGCAAGCCCGAGGAGCACGGAGCCGCGGGGAGCCACCAGACGGGCGGAGACACCTCGGGCCAGCCCGACAGCACGGTCCTAACGGCAGATAGCGGCACCGGCGTGGGGGCGGACGGAAAGGCGGGGCCGGGGGGAGGGGCTAACACGGGGACTGGTCTCCAGGCGGAGATCGTAGCCAAGCCTGAGACTGAGGTAGCCGCGGCAACTAATGTTCCCGCTTCTTCGGCCGTTGCCACCACCAACGGCACAGCCGAGCTAGCCCGTCCCGATCAGAGCCCCGGCGGAGGCCACGGCGCCAACGCCGCCACCGGCTCTGAAAACAAGACAGCTGCCGTCAACCCCCCAGAGACGCCGGCAGAGAAGAAACAGGAGGAGATCACCGGAAGCGATGGCAGCAacaccaacaacagcaaaacCTCAGAACCCTCCCAGCATTCTTTGCCAGCTCTCGTCAGCAGTTTGGACAATAAAAAGTAA